The DNA region TCCTCGGGTTCCGAATTTCCGCCCTGGCCTTCCGCCCGTTTGCGCAGCCGCGACATTTCTTCGCGCAGATCGTCCTCGGTGCCCTTCGTCTCGCTGACATCGCGAATCACTCCGAGGACGTATTCGACGCGGCCCGACCAATCGCGGACCGGCGTATAGACGGTCTCCACCCAGAGCTTCGCGCCATCCTTTCGGCAGATTTGCATCCGCTGCCGCGCGGAGAGGGCCGACGATTCAAACAGCGTCGTGGCCGGACAGAGAAAACCCCAGAGCGGTCGGCCGTGATCGTCGCGACACTTTACGACGTCGCCGCATTGGCAAACCTGACCGACAATCTCCTCGCCGCGAAAGCCCGTTATCCGTTCACACCCCTCGTTGAAGACGACATAGCGCCGCTGGCGATCGACGACGAAAACGCCGTCCAGCGCGTGGCGCAGCAGCTTATCCAGTGAGAGGGTTCCGGCGATGGACTCCACGGCCATGATGACTCCCCAACGCACCTCCGCGCGCCGATGGCTCAAGCGCGCGATCGGTTACTCGCCAGACCTATTGTATCAATTGCGAGCGCAATGGGTAGAGGCATTTGGCGCTTCGGCGTGAAACTCCCCCTCCCTCACAACGGGGCGACTCGATGATCCGATGTGCCTTTCGGGCGCTCGCTCGCCGCTTAGATCCCATCCACGAAGGCCTGCGCGTCGAGACCATCGATGAACGTGTCGAGGTTGACATCGGCGGCGCAGGGGCGGGTGTTGGAAACGTCGAGCAGGTGATCAACGAATTCGGGGATATCCAGCACATCGAGGACGCCATCGCCGTTGAAGTCGCCGGGGGCGACCGTGAGCTGCCACGTTTCTGTGTCGTTGCCGATACCGTTGGTCGCGCGGACGGTCACCGTGTGCGGCGTGAAGGAGGGAGTGGGGTTCGGCCAGGCGACTTCACCGGTCCCGGGGTTGACCGTCATCAGCGCCGGGGCGGCGTCGAGCGACCAGGTAATCGGCGCCGTCCCCTGGCTCAGGGTCGGAGCGGAGGATGCATACGCCGACCCGCAGGCCGTCGAGTCGTCCGCGACGGGGTCGATGATGGGCGCGACGCCGGCCGAGACGTTCGTGACGAGAAGCGAGTAATTCAGAGACGTGACCGTCCCCGTGTGGCTGACCCGTACCGTGTAAGTCCCGGCGGTCGGCGCGGCGATCACCACTTGCTCGACGTTGTCGACGGCGTTGCGAACGGTCTGTACGGCGGCGGCGGTGGGATTTGCGGGGTCGAGCGTCCACGGCCAGTACGTCGTGGAGCCCGGCGGGCCAATGATGGACAAGTCCAGGTCGCGCAGCAGCACTTTCGTCGTGACGTCCACGCTGGCGCCGGGCAACATGCCGATGTTGGGCGGAGGATCGGTCCAGACGAGCGTCGCCTTCATCGGCCCGGGGCCGCTGTAGGTGAAGACGCGATCCTCCGTCGTGCCGGCGTAGCTGGTTTCGTAAAGATAATTGGAGACCGGTGAAACGCTTTCCGAGTCGTTCAGAAACAGTACGGTCTTGGCGGCGTCGACCAATCCCCATCCATAGCGATAGTCGGGGCCGGCAGTGCCGCCGTCGAAGGCGTTGTGGATCAGGAGGGCCTTGGTGGTGGCGCTTCGGGGTAATGCGGCGGCGTTGAGGTTCTTGTAATGCTCGATGATCAGGGCCGACGTGCCGGCGATGTTGGGAGTGGACATCGAGGTCCCCGTAAAAGAAGCGTAAGAGGAGTTGCTCCCGGCCGTGCATGAATTCAAGCCGATCGCGTTGCCCACGACGTCCGGCTTCACGCGGCCGTCGTCGACGGGCCCATGTCCGGACGACGAATAAAACGAGATGGACGCATAAGGATCAGCCGTTTGGTCGGCGATGCCGCCGACGGTGAGGCAGTTCTTCGCCAGTCCCTTTCCCGAGATGCTGTCATAGCCCGAAGGACTTCCGTCCGACGGGGGAGCGGCCGTCGCGCCGGCGTTCGTCACCTGGTAGTAGCCGTCCCCCAGGTCGGTTCCACCGGCCGGCGGAGTGGAAAAAAAAGCGACGTATGTATTATCGCCATGGACGTTGAAGAACGGCTCATCCCGGTCGTTTCCCGCGGCCCAGCAGCACAACAGATTGGGATTGCCGTTCAGCACAATGTCCAGCGCGCGGGAGTTGGAGTCGTATTTTCCGAAGGACGGGGATTCAACGGCATAGAGCGCTCGGTCAGCCAGCCAGGTATCGATGTTCCCGATTCCCCAATCGAGCGCCGTCGACCAGCCGGTAACGAACCCGTACGAGTGATTCGAGATTTGAATAAGGGCCGCGTCCGTCGTCATCTCGCTGGTATCGTTGTCCCAATCGCGGCTGCGAATGAGAATGCTACCGGCCATGCCCCGCGCGCTCGGGCTCACTCCGGTCGCGCCGATCGTGCCCGCAACGTGGGTCGAATGGGAACTCAAGCCGATGGCATCGACCAAGGTTACCCGGCCGGTCAGTTCCTGATGGGTCGATCGGACCTGGCCTTCGTCCCAAATCCCGACGGTCAATCCCGCGCCGGTCAATGAAAGGCCCAATCCTCCGCCGGTCCACAGTTGGTTGGCATTCGTGGTATCCGCGGCACTTAAGTTGCAGGCGATTGTGGCGCGGATCTCGTCCGGACTCGGCCCGGTCCCCAGAAACCGAACACCACCGCCCAGATCGATGGGCTGGGGAAGGAGTTGGATGCCCAACTCGGCAACGTCGATCTTGAGCGCGGCCCTCCCGGCATCGATGGGCGCCGGATCGGGCTGGCCGGCGCTGGCCGCATCTGCGAGAAACAGTGAGGTGCACAGTATGCCGGCAAGGGACGATAACCGTGATGGATAACGACCCGCCTGGCCGAAGCCTGGTAGATGAAACATGAACCCCACTCCAGAAAGGACGTCGAACCGCCAACCCCGGGTCGGCGGCGTACGTTTATCGAATAGCGGTCGGAACACCCTGATGAAGTCTAATTTTATCAATCGGCTGCCGCCCGATCAATGCTGAACCCAGCCGAAAGCGGAAACGGCGTACTGTGCGTTCCGCCCATTTTCCGTTCACGCTCACACACTTTGCGAGGTGTTTTCGGCCGCGCCGACTCGATTTCCCGTCCTGGATGCCGAGAAGATGCCCGCGAGAATCAACAAACCCCCAAGCCCCTGCAGCACGGTAACGGTTTCTCCCAGGAAAAAGAACGCGAAGAGGCTCGCGCCGACCGGCTCGCCGAGGATGCACACGGCGATGAACGTCGCGGTGACGTGCTTGAGGGCGTAGTTGAGCGCGCCGTGGCCGATGAGCTGCGGAACGATGCCGAGAAGGAAAAAGTAAACATAGGTGGAGGACCGAAGGCCCCTCGGTGAATCGCCGACGATCACCACGGCCGCGCACAGAATGACCGCCGCCAATCCGTTGACGGCGAGCAGATAAGAAAACGCGTCCACGTCCCGGCGGATCTTCCTCCCGATCATCAGGTAACCCGACATCATGACCGCGCCGCCGAGGGAGAGGAAGTTTCCATACACGGAGCCGGCCGCGCCTTTGGCGTCGGAAAGCGTGATTAAAATTCCGCCCGCAACTCCCAACAGGATCCCAACGACCAGCCCCGTGGCGATTCGCTCCCTGAAGAACACATAGGAACCGATGCCGACGAAGAGCGGGTTCGTCGTAACGAGCACGACCGAGCTGAGCACCGAGGTGTGTTTGAGCGACGTGATCCAGAACGCAAAGTGCGCGGCAATCATCGCCCCGGCCAGCCCGACCGGTATCCAACATTCCTTGGGGATGCGCAAAAGGCGGCCGCCGCGCGTCCAGGCCATGACCGGCAGGAGGGCGAATGTGGCGATCGTCATCCGCGCGGCGGCGATGATGAGCGGCGGGGCATCGTCAGAGAGCTTGATGAAAATGGCGGCCGAAGAGATGGCGAAAACGCCCAGCGTCAGGAGAAGCGGAAGATGCCAAGGCCGATTCACGGAGTCCGATTCTTTCATAACTCGAAGGTCCGGTCTAATGTCCCAATTTCGCACATTTTATGAGGGCAATATTCCCCATGAACACCGATTATCGACCCCCTCGTGGTCAAGAACGCAGGAGGAAGTTCCGCCGTAACTTGCTTTGCGCGCACAACTAAGACCAGGATGCCGGGTCCCTTGCGTCCTCGTCTACCTTGCTGGCATGGATCGTGTCATTACCAAAGTGGGGGCTCGCCGTCTTGAACTGCGGACTCAGTTCGCGCAACCCGTGGAGGTGCCGAGTGCCGGAGACGTGTGAGGAAAGTGAAATTGACTCCATTCTTGGGGAGACCAACTACCTTCTCGAGCGGTGGCGGATTTCCGTATCCGTAACGGGACTCTTATGGATTGAGCCTCTGGCTGTCACGATCAGTCCCGAGGAATTGGCGGGCCTGTTGGCGCTATTGGCGCGCGGGTGTGATCCCGAATATCCGAAAGTCATCAAGATCGATTTCAGCGGGGCACGCATCGTTGGCGAACAATGGACGCTCGTCGAATCACTCCTTGTGGACTTCGCCTTGAGAGTCCATGGAAAACTCCGTCTCGTTTGCGGGACGGGGCGACCTGCGGCGGGCGCTCTGGTCACCCGATCGGCGATATGAAAAGTAGTGTTACTGGAGCGGTCGACCGTGTGAATTCATCGAAACCTGTGCCGCCGGACATAATTCACAGGTTATCAACGTTTGGGTTAGGGAAAATACTCAATTCAATCTTAGCGCGGTTTTGATTGACTTCGCGCCTGTGAAACCGCACAATAATCCTCAGTAAGTGTGAGGGTGAGGCGCCACCCCATCTCCTTCGATTAATCCTTCTCCATCGCGTGGCGCCCCGAGTATCGGTCAGAATTCAGCGCGGTGTTTCTTCCTTAGGGCGATACTCAGCCTTCCATGGTGGTCCAATGGAGACCGCGCCTATTGATTGGCACATAGGTATTACGACTTTTCCATCCGACCCGCGCAGCGCGCCCGGTTGGGTGCCTTCTCCGCCACCTTTTTCAGGAGGAACTCCCATGAAGATGCGTTATTCCTGTGCGAAGCGACCATCCAGTCGATCTCGAAGTCCGCGAGCCCGGCGCATCCGTGCGGAGGTTTGGTTTCTGGCCATCGGCTTGATTGCCGCGTGGCCATCCAATGCGCCGGCGGTCCTGCTGCACTTCGTCGCCGATCCCATTAACTCCGCCAACGAATGTCCGGCGTGTACCTCGGCGAATGGAACGGGCTGCGGCGCATTTACGCTCGACACGGCGACGGGCGACGTTCGCTTCTACATCGTCCACAACCAGGCCGGCGAAACCGCGGCGCATGTCCACGGACCGGCGGGCCTTTGTCCGGCGACGGCGGGCATCCTCAAACCGTTGCCGGTCGGGTTGATCAAGATCGGGACTTACAACCTCACGGCGGTGCAACAGGTGGACATGCAGAACAGCCTGCACTACACCAATATCCATATTCCTCCGCCCTGCGCCTCCGGCGCGATCCGCGGACAAATCGTTCCCGCCGGGCCGACCGAGGCGTGTTGTCTGCCCAACAACATGTGCATGGACACCCCGGCGGATACCTGCGTGTGTCTCGGGGGATTCTCCAGAGGTCCGGGCTCCGCCTGCCAGGGCGACGCCAACGGCAACCAGATCGACGACGCCTGCGAATACAAGAACTGGGTCATTGCCGACGATTTCTGCTTCACGCCCGAGTGCCCCGAATGCCAATGCGATTTCGACGGTGACGGCGTTTGCACCACGTTTGGCGACTTTCAGATGATGCAGAACTGCTTCGGCCCCGTCGTCCCCGGCTGCGAATTCGCCGACCTGAACTGCGACGGGCAGGTGGACGCGGTCGACCAGAATATCTGGGTCTGTTTGGCGAATAACAACCCCCCCAACGTGTGTTGTCCAACGGTTACTCCCCCGCCTCCGCCGCCGATCACGGATCTTCAGTGGTACGGCTCCTGGCTCGATCCGAACTTCGATCCCAAGATCACCGTTCCGCCGCGGATGGTCGACGGCTGGCTCGTCGCCCTGCATCGCGACATCCCGCCGCAGCCCTGCCCGACCGGCGCTGATTATGACGCCTGCGGAATCGTCGATCCGACCGCCCCTTGTCCGACCTTCACGCCGGACGGTTCGGCGACGCCGATTCCACTTGCGACTCCCGCCTGCGGAGTTGCGGGATGTGTGATTCCCCCCGCGGGGTATTGGCGGATCTGTGCGCGCTACCTGCCCAACTGCACGAGCGGTTGCTCGCCGGCGCCGGGCGCCCTTTGCGTGTTGCAATTCCTGCCCTGTGACTCCGGCATCAGCCGACCTCGCGAACTCATCGCGCAATGGGCCTTCGATGAACCGGTCGTTCCGTGGGTCAACGCCGGCAAGGTCGGCTGCGATCAGCACAATATTTTCTGTTGGGGACCGGTCCCGCTTTATCGAGGCTGTCTGCTTCACAATTGCGCCGGTGCGGATGAAATCAACCCGCTGAATCCCGGCGTCTTCAATCCTCGGCCCGGCGAAGTCTATTGGCTGAGCATACAGGCGGAGGTGGGTCACAAGATCGTGCAATCGCCACAACCGTGTTGCGTCCCAGGTGGCGGGTGTCAGATGCTGACCCACGCGGACTGTCTCGCCAACAACGGCATTCCCCAGGCGGGAGCGAGCTGCAACGTGGCGACCTGCAGTCCACCCGGACCCGCTGCGCCGCCGGAGCCCTGTACGGAGGTCCCCACCGGCCAGACCGTCGACCGCGATTTCTGGGGCTGGCATACCACGCCGCCCGGCTATCACAAC from Phycisphaerae bacterium includes:
- a CDS encoding DMT family transporter, with product MNRPWHLPLLLTLGVFAISSAAIFIKLSDDAPPLIIAAARMTIATFALLPVMAWTRGGRLLRIPKECWIPVGLAGAMIAAHFAFWITSLKHTSVLSSVVLVTTNPLFVGIGSYVFFRERIATGLVVGILLGVAGGILITLSDAKGAAGSVYGNFLSLGGAVMMSGYLMIGRKIRRDVDAFSYLLAVNGLAAVILCAAVVIVGDSPRGLRSSTYVYFFLLGIVPQLIGHGALNYALKHVTATFIAVCILGEPVGASLFAFFFLGETVTVLQGLGGLLILAGIFSASRTGNRVGAAENTSQSV
- a CDS encoding PAS domain S-box protein; this translates as MSHRRAEVRWGVIMAVESIAGTLSLDKLLRHALDGVFVVDRQRRYVVFNEGCERITGFRGEEIVGQVCQCGDVVKCRDDHGRPLWGFLCPATTLFESSALSARQRMQICRKDGAKLWVETVYTPVRDWSGRVEYVLGVIRDVSETKGTEDDLREEMSRLRKRAEGQGGNSEPEDLDGVLARVERECILRALKTADGQRNKAAEIMNISRSRLYRRMEALGIRPDAGA
- a CDS encoding S8 family serine peptidase, translated to MFHLPGFGQAGRYPSRLSSLAGILCTSLFLADAASAGQPDPAPIDAGRAALKIDVAELGIQLLPQPIDLGGGVRFLGTGPSPDEIRATIACNLSAADTTNANQLWTGGGLGLSLTGAGLTVGIWDEGQVRSTHQELTGRVTLVDAIGLSSHSTHVAGTIGATGVSPSARGMAGSILIRSRDWDNDTSEMTTDAALIQISNHSYGFVTGWSTALDWGIGNIDTWLADRALYAVESPSFGKYDSNSRALDIVLNGNPNLLCCWAAGNDRDEPFFNVHGDNTYVAFFSTPPAGGTDLGDGYYQVTNAGATAAPPSDGSPSGYDSISGKGLAKNCLTVGGIADQTADPYASISFYSSSGHGPVDDGRVKPDVVGNAIGLNSCTAGSNSSYASFTGTSMSTPNIAGTSALIIEHYKNLNAAALPRSATTKALLIHNAFDGGTAGPDYRYGWGLVDAAKTVLFLNDSESVSPVSNYLYETSYAGTTEDRVFTYSGPGPMKATLVWTDPPPNIGMLPGASVDVTTKVLLRDLDLSIIGPPGSTTYWPWTLDPANPTAAAVQTVRNAVDNVEQVVIAAPTAGTYTVRVSHTGTVTSLNYSLLVTNVSAGVAPIIDPVADDSTACGSAYASSAPTLSQGTAPITWSLDAAPALMTVNPGTGEVAWPNPTPSFTPHTVTVRATNGIGNDTETWQLTVAPGDFNGDGVLDVLDIPEFVDHLLDVSNTRPCAADVNLDTFIDGLDAQAFVDGI
- a CDS encoding CHRD domain-containing protein; this encodes MKMRYSCAKRPSSRSRSPRARRIRAEVWFLAIGLIAAWPSNAPAVLLHFVADPINSANECPACTSANGTGCGAFTLDTATGDVRFYIVHNQAGETAAHVHGPAGLCPATAGILKPLPVGLIKIGTYNLTAVQQVDMQNSLHYTNIHIPPPCASGAIRGQIVPAGPTEACCLPNNMCMDTPADTCVCLGGFSRGPGSACQGDANGNQIDDACEYKNWVIADDFCFTPECPECQCDFDGDGVCTTFGDFQMMQNCFGPVVPGCEFADLNCDGQVDAVDQNIWVCLANNNPPNVCCPTVTPPPPPPITDLQWYGSWLDPNFDPKITVPPRMVDGWLVALHRDIPPQPCPTGADYDACGIVDPTAPCPTFTPDGSATPIPLATPACGVAGCVIPPAGYWRICARYLPNCTSGCSPAPGALCVLQFLPCDSGISRPRELIAQWAFDEPVVPWVNAGKVGCDQHNIFCWGPVPLYRGCLLHNCAGADEINPLNPGVFNPRPGEVYWLSIQAEVGHKIVQSPQPCCVPGGGCQMLTHADCLANNGIPQAGASCNVATCSPPGPAAPPEPCTEVPTGQTVDRDFWGWHTTPPGYHNKDDAFMGMLSMGCRMEWLYNWMNHLHWSQPPYFPCADDPTKSIDMAYYLLSNGAVVWCQPVNPGPPPPGPPPPTRKFPPIGGVDELVNTTAIAQIEIFGFGTGNVNAQGPTRIQRSNPLPGIPNTVPIEIISMSLTGNSPFGPATVIERPDAHSPGQAIGQAVPGVDFPAQSFFDVFVEVQLPGAPPGLQNLITQNPVRVNALGGIHEVPPSMADYQGPQFGPELLYDRSNPGQPVGRLHFVSHRVNYRGGIDIHSDVDWRNSPMECTCLGDMNADSLLNGGDIQLFVNCMLLQLPPPLGCPCDCADMDDDEDIDFTDLGLFVNQMLQNPKATCPPILCP